A stretch of Cicer arietinum cultivar CDC Frontier isolate Library 1 chromosome 5, Cicar.CDCFrontier_v2.0, whole genome shotgun sequence DNA encodes these proteins:
- the LOC101488322 gene encoding bZIP transcription factor 44: MASSSGTSSGSSTLPNSGSEEDLQLMMDQRKRKRMISNRESARRSRMRKQKHLDDLAVQVGQLRNENHQIVTSVNLTTQRYLAVESENSVLRAQLNELNNRLDSLNEIINFLNVSNGVFEPLDDNNNNNNNNYFNPLNMAYLNQPIMASADMMHY; the protein is encoded by the coding sequence ATGGCTTCATCAAGTGGAACATCTTCAGGGTCATCAACACTACCAAACTCAGGTTCAGAGGAAGATTTACAATTGATGATggatcaaagaaaaagaaagagaatgatATCGAACCGGGAATCGGCAAGAAGATCAAGAATGAGAAAACAGAAACACTTGGATGATCTTGCTGTTCAGGTTGGTCAATTAAGGAACGAGAATCATCAGATTGTAACTTCTGTTAACCTCACAACTCAACGTTACTTGGCTGTTGAATCTGAAAACTCTGTGCTTAGAGCTCAACTCAATGAACTCAACAATAGACTTGACTCTTTGAATGAAATCATCAATTTCTTGAATGTATCCAATGGAGTTTTTGAACCTCTTGAtgataataacaacaataacaacaacaattacTTCAACCCTTTGAATATGGCTTATTTGAATCAACCAATTATGGCTTCTGCAGATATGATGCATTATTGA